The sequence below is a genomic window from Selenomonas ruminantium subsp. lactilytica TAM6421.
CAGATAGCCGGTGTCGTGCCTCCCGGCAGGGAAAGATCAGCGGCAAGTCCCAGGCTTTCCTGACGTTTGCTGAGCTCTTCCTTCAAGGCCGTCAGGGATTCCCGGCGCTGAGCCAGCCCCTGCTCCACCAAGACCAGCGTATCACTGACATTCTGCACGGTGGGAGATGTCAGGGGACCGCCCTGACCGTTATGGGTGGCCGGATCCACAGCAGCATCACCGCCGCCATTATTGGCATCCTTGGCCTTATCATCCTGCATGGGCTGCGCCCCGGACAAACGGCGGATATCCTCTTCCAGCTTCTTGAGCTGATTCATTTCTTCCTGCAGGCTGTTGGCCTTCTTGGACAACTGCAGGAGCTGTTCCTGCTGGATGCTGTTGACCTGGCGCAAATCCTCGATCTCAGCTGCGCCGTTGCGATTCAGGAAGGTGGAATACACCGCATAGCTGAAAGCGCCTACGAATAGCAGCGCCCCTATCAACAGTGAAGCCACACCATATTTCAATAAAAGCTTGGGCAGGCGGATGGTTTTCACATCGCCCCCCTGTGGAGGGATAAATTTTATCGTATACTCCTCAGCAGTTTGTTTTGTTTCTTTTTCTGCTGACATTCAGAACTTCCTTTCCAAAAGATAAAGATACATTACATGGCTTTGCCCATTGCTTCATGCAAAGCCTGTTCTTCTTCCTTCGTCATGGGATAGGTGGATTTCCCATCCTCAATGGGTTTGGCATAGCTGCGGGAATCCTCCCGGCCAAAGATGCTGGAGAGCACCACGCCATTGTTATGGGCATCCAGCAGGGCCACCGCATAACTCAGGTCGCTGCCCATATCCTCGAAGGCACGGAAGCGAACCATCCCCACCCGGGTTACGGCCAGATTCAGCAGTTCATCCATGCGGCGGTTTTCCGCATCGATACGCTGATTTTCCTCTACCACATGACGAACCTCATCGATATGCCCCATGAGCAGGCGTTCCAGATTATCCCCATCCACGCCGCTCATCATCTTGCGGTAACGCTTTTTCATATAGCTGAGATTCCAGGCCTGACGGATCATGATGCAAAGCATGATAACCATCACGATGGCCATAAAGACTACAATGAACGGCATATTACCTGCCATGAACTCCATAAAATATTTCATATTCATTCTAAGATCCAAAACTCCCCTATTGTTTAAACCGTGAATTTCCCTGTCTGTGAAAACTGGCGCAATGCCGCCATTTTCTGCTCTTTCACATTCTGCTGTCTCTGCAGCATAGTATTCATGATGCGCTCCAGATCCTCGGGCGAGTAGAATTCGATTTCCAGCTTACTTTTCTTCTTGCCGGTCTGAATACGCACCTGGGTACCGAACATCTCCGTGAGCTTATCCACGGCATCTCTTACGAATACATCCTGTTCCGGTTTTGCCTGCGATGGCGTACCCACATTCTGCTCATGCAGCATATCCGGATTTTCCAGCAGCTTCTTCACCAACTGTTCAGACTGCCGGGCGGAAAGGTCACGGCTCTGAATGTAATCGGCCGCTTCCAGCTGCAGCTCCTTGTTATTCAGCGCCAGCAAGGGCTTGGCCTGTCCCATGGACAGTGCCCCGTTGGCCACATATGCCTGCACCTGGTCAGCCAGGTTCAGCAGCCGCAGGAAGTTGGCAATATGGGAACGGCTGCGCCCCACCTTTTTCGCCACAGTTTCCTGGGTGAGCCGGAATTCCTTCATCAGCCGATCATAAGCCTTGGCTTCTTCCATGGCATTCAGGTTTTCCCTTTGGATATTTTCAATCAGGGCAATTTGAGCAATCTCTTCATTATTGAATTCCCGGATATCCACCGGCACTTCCGTAAGGCCGGCCAGTTTTGCCGCCCGCAGGCGCCGCTCCCCGGCAATCAGCTCATAGCTTTTATCGGCGATCTTGCGCACCAGCAGCGGCTGCAGTACGCCAAATTCCTTGACAGAATCCTTGAGTTCCTCTAAGGCACTCTCATCAAACTCCGTGCGGGGCTGATAACGATTCGGCTGGATCATGCTGATGGCAACCTTATGGGCCTTTTCTGCGCTCAATGCATCACCGACAGGCTTTGGTCCGCCCAATAACGCTCCCAGGCCTTTGCCCAGGCCGCCTTGCTTAGCCACAAGCAATCACCTCTTTCGCCAGCTTCATATACTCCTCCGAGCCCTTGGACTTCTTATCATAATAGATGATAGGCTGGCCGAAGGAAGGAGCTTCACTCAGGCGCACATTGCGGGGAATCATGGTCTTGTAAACCACGGCATCAAAGCTGTTCCGCACTTCTGCTACCACCTGTTCGGCCAGCTTCGTGCGGGAATCATACATGGTCATGACCACGCCTTCCAGCTTCAGCGCCGCATTGAGGTTGCTGCGCACCAGCTCAATCGTCCGCATCAGCTGAGCCACACCCTCCAGTGCATAGAACTCACACTGAATGGGAACCAGCACCGAATCGGCCGCCGTCAGGGAATTCAGCGTAAGCAGCCCCAAAGAAGGCGGGCAGTCGATGATGATGTAATCGTAATCATCCCGCACAGCATCCAGGGCTTTCTTCAACCTGGTTTCCCGGGAAATAGCTGCCACCAGCTCCACCTCAGCACCAGCCAGATCAATATTGGCCGGCAGGATATCCACCTTGAATTCCGTCTTTTGGATTACTTCGCTGACGGGTACATTGTCAATCAATACCTGATAGATGGTCTTCCCCTGAAGGGTTGACTTATCAACACCAAAGCCACTGCTGGCATTGCCCTGCGGATCGCAATCCACCAACAGAACCTTCTTCTTTTTGGCGGCCAGACAGGCTGCCAGATTTACCGACGTTGTGGTTTTGCCCACGCCGCCCTTCTGATTGGCAACAGCAATAATCTTTGCCAAATTTTTCACCACTTTCCTGAAAATCGTGCAATAGGTTACAGTAATGCTTGTAAAACTCTTTTATAATAAGTATAATTGTTACATTACAGGTTTTCTTTTGGACAGTTGTCATCAGGAAACCATCCTGCCAAAAACCATACCTATATAATAATATGAAATGACAAAAAATGCCATTGTTTCACGTGAAACAGGCAAAAAAATTTTAGGAGGTGAGCCGATGCCCATTTACAATACGCCCCTGCTGGCCATCGATGCCAAGGAAGCCCGCCGCTATGCAGGACTGCAGAAAGCGCAGGATTTTGCGGAAGAAAAGATCCTCGCCGCCTGTCAGGACGCCAGGCTGTTAGCCCAGCCCTGCAGTGTCTGGGAAATCTACGATTATGACTGCCAATCCCAAATGATCCAGTCCTCGCCGCCCTGCAAAATCCAGGGTGAAAAAATTGGCCAACATCTGGCAGGCTGCGAAAAGGTAATCCTGTTGGCCGCTACTGTGGGTGACGATATCGAGGAAGATGTAACCCGCCGGTTCAATGCCGGTGAGTACAGCATGGCGGTTCTGCTGGATGCGGCCGCCACTGCTGCCGTCGAACAGGTAGCCGATGGCCTGGAAAAAGCACTGGCACCAAAAATGGCCGCCAAGGGATTCGGAATGAAATGGCGCTTCAGCCCCGGCTATGGGGACTGGCCACTGGAGCAGCAGCCGGAACTGATCCGGCTGTCAAGTGCTGCCAGTATCGGAGTTGGCCTGTCCTCCTCCATGATGCTGGTGCCCCGCAAAAGCGTCACCGCCATCATCGGCCTTTACCGCAAACAGGAAAACAAGGAAATCCAGCACGCCCCTAAGGGCTGCGCCGCCTGCAGCCAAGTTAACTGCCCGTCCAGAAAGAGATAACAGGAGATGAATGTATGAGCAGAATCGAAATATTTGATGGTGCCATGGGCACCATGTTACAGGCCGGCGGCCTCCAGCCCGGTGCCTGTCCCGAGCTTATGAA
It includes:
- a CDS encoding M23 family metallopeptidase, which gives rise to MSAEKETKQTAEEYTIKFIPPQGGDVKTIRLPKLLLKYGVASLLIGALLFVGAFSYAVYSTFLNRNGAAEIEDLRQVNSIQQEQLLQLSKKANSLQEEMNQLKKLEEDIRRLSGAQPMQDDKAKDANNGGGDAAVDPATHNGQGGPLTSPTVQNVSDTLVLVEQGLAQRRESLTALKEELSKRQESLGLAADLSLPGGTTPAIWPARGVVSSPYGLRWNGSDFHPGIDIANDMGTPILATADGVVRVAGWNDGGYGNMVDIDHGNGIMTRYGHAMQVAVTAGQHVRRGQVIAYMGSTGFSTGPHVHYEVRINGQAVNPSAYLH
- a CDS encoding DUF4446 family protein, with protein sequence MNMKYFMEFMAGNMPFIVVFMAIVMVIMLCIMIRQAWNLSYMKKRYRKMMSGVDGDNLERLLMGHIDEVRHVVEENQRIDAENRRMDELLNLAVTRVGMVRFRAFEDMGSDLSYAVALLDAHNNGVVLSSIFGREDSRSYAKPIEDGKSTYPMTKEEEQALHEAMGKAM
- a CDS encoding ParB/RepB/Spo0J family partition protein, coding for MAKQGGLGKGLGALLGGPKPVGDALSAEKAHKVAISMIQPNRYQPRTEFDESALEELKDSVKEFGVLQPLLVRKIADKSYELIAGERRLRAAKLAGLTEVPVDIREFNNEEIAQIALIENIQRENLNAMEEAKAYDRLMKEFRLTQETVAKKVGRSRSHIANFLRLLNLADQVQAYVANGALSMGQAKPLLALNNKELQLEAADYIQSRDLSARQSEQLVKKLLENPDMLHEQNVGTPSQAKPEQDVFVRDAVDKLTEMFGTQVRIQTGKKKSKLEIEFYSPEDLERIMNTMLQRQQNVKEQKMAALRQFSQTGKFTV
- a CDS encoding ParA family protein, with protein sequence MKNLAKIIAVANQKGGVGKTTTSVNLAACLAAKKKKVLLVDCDPQGNASSGFGVDKSTLQGKTIYQVLIDNVPVSEVIQKTEFKVDILPANIDLAGAEVELVAAISRETRLKKALDAVRDDYDYIIIDCPPSLGLLTLNSLTAADSVLVPIQCEFYALEGVAQLMRTIELVRSNLNAALKLEGVVMTMYDSRTKLAEQVVAEVRNSFDAVVYKTMIPRNVRLSEAPSFGQPIIYYDKKSKGSEEYMKLAKEVIACG
- a CDS encoding 5-methyltetrahydrofolate--homocysteine methyltransferase: MPIYNTPLLAIDAKEARRYAGLQKAQDFAEEKILAACQDARLLAQPCSVWEIYDYDCQSQMIQSSPPCKIQGEKIGQHLAGCEKVILLAATVGDDIEEDVTRRFNAGEYSMAVLLDAAATAAVEQVADGLEKALAPKMAAKGFGMKWRFSPGYGDWPLEQQPELIRLSSAASIGVGLSSSMMLVPRKSVTAIIGLYRKQENKEIQHAPKGCAACSQVNCPSRKR